A DNA window from Mytilus trossulus isolate FHL-02 unplaced genomic scaffold, PNRI_Mtr1.1.1.hap1 h1tg000024l__unscaffolded, whole genome shotgun sequence contains the following coding sequences:
- the LOC134698965 gene encoding glutathione S-transferase theta-1-like — protein sequence MENGVDEKKINGFHKHDKGPMELYLIRISPPCRAVWLYLLQHEIPHILHDVDFSKHSTKIPEVFKSHSHQEVPLLVDGDIVVFEGQAILRYLAMKYTNYAGYGLSLQQQMLSESVISWCFSEVHRVIGYSYIYPQFLDYYSLKTTESNECLIEHGLRQVTKLLEVIENRYLMNNKYLTGPRTTIADTSVATVLVLLEWTNFNYKMWPKVEAWLTRVKQHHFWDEVHVTHADFVKDIQRSSLIYD from the exons ATGGAAAACGGAGTTGATGAGAAAAAGATAAATGGATTCCATAAACATGACAAAGGTCCTATGGAATTATACCTGATTAGAATATCACCACCATGTAGAGCAGTATGGTTATACCTCTTACAG CACGAAATTCCACACATTTTACATGATGTAGACTTCTCAAAGCATTCTACGAAGATACCCGAAGTGTTCAAAAGTCATTCTCATCAAGAAGTTCCTTTACTAGTAGATGGAGACATCGTTGTTTTTGAAGG ACAAGCTATTTTGCGGTACCTAGCGATGAAGTATACAAATTATGCCGGATATGGATTAAGTCTTCAGCAGCAAATGTTATCTGAATCAGTCATTAGTTGGTGCTTTAGTGAAGTACACAG ggTAATTGGTTATTCTTACATTTACCCACAATTTTTGGACTACTACAGTCTCAAAACAACTGAGTCAAATGAGTGTTTAATTGAACATGGACTTCGTCAAGTGACAAAACTTCTGGAAGTTATTGAAAATCGGTATCTGATGAATAATAAATATCTAACAGGACCAAGGACAACTATTGCTGATACTTCTGTAGCAACTGTGTTAGTGCTCTTAGAATGgacaaattttaattacaaaatgtgGCCGAAAGTGGAAGCATGGTTAACAAGAGTTAAACAACATCATTTCTGGGACGAAGTTCACGTAACACATGCCGACTTTGTGAAGGATATCCAAAGATCAAGTTTGATATATGACTAA